The following are encoded together in the Deltaproteobacteria bacterium genome:
- a CDS encoding translation initiation factor Sui1, whose translation MSARRADGIVFSSAHGRMCPRCGRPAAACACAKRRAPAPAAGAAAVVRVGRETKGRKGKGVTVVTGVPLSGAALDELGSRLKRLCGSGGTVKDGVIEIQGDHRDALVAELSKQGWTVKRAGG comes from the coding sequence ATGAGCGCCCGCCGCGCCGACGGCATCGTCTTCTCGTCCGCGCACGGGCGCATGTGCCCGCGCTGCGGCCGGCCGGCTGCGGCGTGCGCCTGCGCGAAGAGGCGCGCGCCCGCGCCGGCCGCGGGCGCGGCCGCGGTGGTGCGCGTCGGGCGCGAGACCAAGGGCCGCAAGGGCAAGGGCGTCACGGTGGTGACGGGCGTGCCGCTCTCGGGCGCCGCGCTCGACGAGCTCGGCTCGCGCCTGAAGCGGCTGTGCGGCTCGGGCGGCACCGTCAAGGACGGCGTGATCGAGATCCAGGGCGACCACCGCGACGCGCTCGTCGCGGAGCTCTCGAAGCAGGGCTGGACGGTGAAGCGCGCGGGCGGCTGA